Part of the Labrenzia sp. PHM005 genome is shown below.
CCGCGCCGACCTGATAGTCTCGCCACTTCCCTTGCACTGGCGGCAGAAAAACGTAGTGGATGCATTAAACTCCATCGGTGCCAAGGGTTTGATCGCCGCCGACCGGATCGAAACCCGGGACGTCGGCACAGCCGCGCGCGATGTTGCAGCAGAACTCTTTTCTTTGCGGTTTGTCTTTGGTCTTGGCAAGGATGTACCGGATGGTCTGATTGAACTCGGGCCGATGCTCGCTGAAATGGGCGATGATCTGCAGTTCGAGCCATCTGGTCCGCGTCCGGATCCGGCGGATCACACAGCGACTATCTGCTGGAGCCGAAGCGGCGAAGAGAATATGCCGATCAGCCGGTGCCACAACCATTGGACCTCCTGTGGCAACCTTGTGGTCAAAGAAGCGCACATCAAGGATGGCGGCAATATTCTGGTGCCCTACTCCTTAAGCGGTTTGACTGGTCTGGGTGGTGGTCTGGTGCCTTGGCTAATGACCGGGGCAACACTGCACCTTCATCACCCAACGTCCCTGGTCAATCTGGCCGAGCACGCAAAAGCGGTGAAGGCCGATGTCGTTATATCACCTGGACCACTTGCCCAGACGCTCGACCGGAAACTGGCCGGTGAGGACACTACAATCCTTGCGGCCTGGAATATCTCATCACCCCGTCCGGCCACATTTATTCCCCGGCGGCGATTGGTAGATCTCCACATTGCAGACGAATTTGCACTAACGGCCAGTGCCCGCGGACCATCGGCCAAAGCAAAGGCAATTCCGCTGGGAAAGCATAGCGGGCCAGACGGGTGTGAAAGCGGGCCAGCCCTTCTAGAAATCTCGGTCTCCGAAGCGGTCGAAGATCAATTGCCGACACTGCTCGTGAAGGGACCGATGGTTCCTGATATTGGCTGGCGGACTGTCAATGGAGAACAACGCCGTGTGCGCTGGGAGGGTACCGGTTATTTGAACACCAACATCAAAGTCCAAACTACAGAAGACGGTGTCGAAGGTTTCGGTGTTCCGGGTTTCTATGCGCTCGCAACCGGGAACCTTGAAACAATAGACGTGATATACTCTAGTTATCCGGGAATCAACGAAGCAGCAGCCTTCGTGGTTGAAGACCCGGTCTTGGGTGCACGCATGTACGCAGCGCTGGTTCCTGAAGCTGGACATGTGCCTGACGCCGGAGCGTTTTTCGCATATCTTGACGCAGAAGGTGTCGACCTTGCCAAAATCCCGCATAGGGTGTTGATATTGCAATCACTGCCGCGTAATCCGGATGGAACTGTCTGTAGGGACCGCCTGACGATGCGGACACAACGCCTGCCAGCCGCCGTGGCCTGAAAAGAATTTCAAGAGCCCGGCTAAGACGGGCCAATGATGGGAATTGGGATGGACGTGGAAACCTCGCTCTCTTGGCGCGGACCTTATTGGTATGTCGGACGGTGCCCCATCCGGCAGAACTCCAATGATATTGCGAGGGACCAGGACATTGCCCTCTTGGGTTTGTTCGAACGCTCAATTTCTCCGCCTGACCAGTTACCTGCCGCAATCATAATCGACATCCAACAGATTCATCCGCAAAACCGGCCTGGCTTTTTTGAGTGGCTTACAGATCATGTTCGCAGATTACCATGCGATGTTCCCCTTTATATCCTCACGGGAAGTCAGGATGCGCCGGTCGAAGGTCTACGCCCGATCGCGATCTTGGAACGGTCTGTACCAGACGACATTCTTGTGATGCTGATCTGTATCCATCAAAGGGCCCTGATGCGATCGGAAGAGGCTCGGATCCGGCGCCGGGTCTTTGGCCGGGTGCCCGGCTTTGGCGCAGCACCTCATTATTCGGGCGGAAGCGGGCTGATGGTCGTTGGCGTCAGCGGACGATTTTTGGAATGGCAAGCGGCCAGTGACCATAATGTTGAAGTCGTCGGCGCGTTTGACGGCAACATGGCCACTGAGTTCATGGCGCAACGGGCGTTTGATGCAGTCGTCATCGACAGCAGTGTTGAAGACACCATCGACTACATGCAACAAATCCGCAGAGATGCACGATTCGCGAGTTTGCCGGTGCTTGCGGTCTGCGAATATCAGGAAGACGTTGTTGCCCTATTCCGCAATGGCGCATCCGATGTGCTGTTAGGGCGCAATCGTCCAGAAACACTGAATAGGCGTCTTGCCTCTGCCATTCGCCTGGGTAAACGCCGGCGCCTTGCCGACCGAGTGCTTTCGGAAAGCCACATGTGGTTGCGCCAGCAAATTACAATCGGCGGCCTCGATCAGCAGCGTTATGAGGCCTATTTGGAAACAACAGCCAACGCCATGGCGGCCCGCGGATTAGACCTTTGGGAAATGCATTTGACGCCGGAGAATTTCAATCTTCCGGCTCCAACACCGGAAGATACAGCCGAACTCAATGGTACGCTATTGTCTGTGGCGGATGCCACCAGCCGTGATGAAGATCTTGTGTGCCTGGTGAAGGGCGTCGGACCCGTCGCTGTCCTCAAAAACGAAGCTGGCACTTTAAGGCTCCAAAAACGGATCCATTCAATCCTCGCGCATACGGTCATCAACCCATGATCGGTGTGCCCGCCCACTTGCTGGTGTACCGTTTGGCTCCATATCAGGGTCAGTCATCCAAATTCCAACAACCAGGTTCCCGCGTATGAGCACATCTCCCGCAATCACCGTCGATGTCGTATCAGATGTCATGTGCCCCTGGTGTTATATTGGCAAACGGCGGCTCGAAGCTGCGATCAAACAAGTCCCCGACCTGACTGTTGACGTGCGCTGGCACCCGTTTCAGCTGGATGCGACACTCCCGAAGACCGGGAAAGATCGGCAGCAGTATCTGAGTGATAAGTTTGGTGGTCTGGAACGGGCCAAACAGGTCTATGCACAGATTGAGGCCGCAGGCCGCGAAGAAGGCATTCCTTTTGCCTTCGATAAAATCAAACTGTCACCAAACACACTTGATTGCCACCGGCTGATCCTGTGGTCGCGCGTTGATGACGTGCAAAATGATGTGGTTGAGCGATTGTTCAAGGCCTATTTCATTGACGGCGAAGATCTGACCCAAACTGATCTGCTTGTCCGGATATCTGATCACGCCGGAATGGAATCTGATCTCGTTGAACAGCTTTATGAAACGGTGACGGATCTCGATAAGATCCAAGCGCAAATTGCCAAAGCTCAGGAAACGGGCGTCACTGGCGTCCCATGTTTCATAATAGATGGCCGGTTCGTTTTGGCAGGCGCAGAAAAAGCCGAGACAATTGCTGCCGCGCTTCAGCACGCAGAAGAAACCCGAGCCAATCCAGACGCAGAACCGGTTACTTGAAGAAAAACCCGGATTTGCAGTCACTTTGTGCAAATCCGGGTCTCAAATTTCAAACAACAAAATACCGTAACTGGTTACTTGGCGTAGGGTTCGATATCGACATAACCGAGCTCTGTGGATGGATCGAGGCGGAAATCAATCATCCGCTGAACCTTGCGCTTCTTCTCGAGTTTCAACCGTTTCCACGCCAACGCCGCAGCTGCCTTCGGATAGACTTGCCATCCCTTGGGTTCGGTCGACAGGCCCTTGAGGCCCAAAGTCCGCCTTAGAACACCATTGCCGTAGCGCACTGCGAATTCGTGGCGAATGTCCCGCGTCCAGTGTTCTGTGGTTACAGAAATGTTCAGGCAATCGTGGTTTTCGACCCGATGCGGCCCATAGAGCGGCCAATGCATCATCTCACCCGCCTCTAGATCATGCACTTCAGCATAATCGTCGAACCAAGGTTTGAACGGCACTTCCTCTTCGGTTTCCTGCATGAGGATTTTCTCGATCGACTCCTCGGTCAGGAATGCTTCACTGATCGGGTAGACATACACCCGCTTTTTGCCGTGCAGCTGCCAGAGGCTCTGCCCTTGAATATCTGCATGATAGTAGACTTGGATCTTTGGCGACGACACCAGAAGCGTCATGTTGCGCATAAAGGTTTTCAAACCCGGAACACGGGATTCAAACTCAGAAAAGATCTGGTTCAGAACCTTTTCGTATTGCGGGTCAATGTCCATGATCCGGAAAACATTGATCCAGAGACGTCCGTTGCGGATACAGTCGATAACTTCCTGACCGCTTAAGTTGCCGATTTCACCGTGGCGCCATTCCTTAACGTTCTTGTCATGCCCCATGGTGTTCAAGGTGTAATGCTGCAGTGGCAGCTTATCGATCAGTTTTCCAAGCGCCTCTTCGGAAAACAGTCCAGTCTCGGCCAGCCGATGCTTCAGTTTGACATTGTGCCGGTCAAACAACATGCTGTGTTTGTCCTGCCAATCGGCAATAATATCGTTGTTTTGAGAAAATGCATTCATGACGCAGCCTATCACCTAAAGTTGAACGCTGCCTTTTTATAGATCTACATTAAATATATTGTAAATATTTGCATTGTTTTCATGGTTAATACATTAACCTTCTTTCTTCCGTTATTTCAATATTATCAACACCGGCAACGTTATTGGTTAACAAAAGAAAATACCTCCCAGGTGACTGGGAGGCATTCATTCAATCCTAAAAGACGGTGGATTAGCCCTTCAGAATGGACCGGCCAGCGTAGATGGCTTGCGGGCCGAGCTCTTCCTCAATGCGGATCAGCTGGTTGTATTTTGCCAATCTGTCAGAGCGAGCCAGAGAACCGGTTTTGATCTGGCCGCAGTTGGTGGCAACTGCCAGATCGGCAATGGTCGCATCTTCCGTTTCACCCGAGCGGTGCGACATGACGGCGGTGTAAGACGCCTTGTGGGCGGTCTCAACGGCATCAAGGGTCTCGGACAACGTGCCGATCTGG
Proteins encoded:
- a CDS encoding class I adenylate-forming enzyme family protein: MKVTPESLVQEHHESGAWSDVPLDEIFRQTAEMHPDRIALVDAPDRATWTGGAPRKLTYAQADREIDRLAAFYNAVGLATDHVIGVQSPNTVDTVIAILAAFRADLIVSPLPLHWRQKNVVDALNSIGAKGLIAADRIETRDVGTAARDVAAELFSLRFVFGLGKDVPDGLIELGPMLAEMGDDLQFEPSGPRPDPADHTATICWSRSGEENMPISRCHNHWTSCGNLVVKEAHIKDGGNILVPYSLSGLTGLGGGLVPWLMTGATLHLHHPTSLVNLAEHAKAVKADVVISPGPLAQTLDRKLAGEDTTILAAWNISSPRPATFIPRRRLVDLHIADEFALTASARGPSAKAKAIPLGKHSGPDGCESGPALLEISVSEAVEDQLPTLLVKGPMVPDIGWRTVNGEQRRVRWEGTGYLNTNIKVQTTEDGVEGFGVPGFYALATGNLETIDVIYSSYPGINEAAAFVVEDPVLGARMYAALVPEAGHVPDAGAFFAYLDAEGVDLAKIPHRVLILQSLPRNPDGTVCRDRLTMRTQRLPAAVA
- a CDS encoding response regulator transcription factor, translating into MMGIGMDVETSLSWRGPYWYVGRCPIRQNSNDIARDQDIALLGLFERSISPPDQLPAAIIIDIQQIHPQNRPGFFEWLTDHVRRLPCDVPLYILTGSQDAPVEGLRPIAILERSVPDDILVMLICIHQRALMRSEEARIRRRVFGRVPGFGAAPHYSGGSGLMVVGVSGRFLEWQAASDHNVEVVGAFDGNMATEFMAQRAFDAVVIDSSVEDTIDYMQQIRRDARFASLPVLAVCEYQEDVVALFRNGASDVLLGRNRPETLNRRLASAIRLGKRRRLADRVLSESHMWLRQQITIGGLDQQRYEAYLETTANAMAARGLDLWEMHLTPENFNLPAPTPEDTAELNGTLLSVADATSRDEDLVCLVKGVGPVAVLKNEAGTLRLQKRIHSILAHTVINP
- a CDS encoding DsbA family oxidoreductase, producing the protein MSTSPAITVDVVSDVMCPWCYIGKRRLEAAIKQVPDLTVDVRWHPFQLDATLPKTGKDRQQYLSDKFGGLERAKQVYAQIEAAGREEGIPFAFDKIKLSPNTLDCHRLILWSRVDDVQNDVVERLFKAYFIDGEDLTQTDLLVRISDHAGMESDLVEQLYETVTDLDKIQAQIAKAQETGVTGVPCFIIDGRFVLAGAEKAETIAAALQHAEETRANPDAEPVT